The genomic DNA TTGGTCTTGGCAAGATTCACCGGTGCTTTTTCACAAACCGCTCGATCCGATCCATCGCCTTTTCCAGCTGATCCATCGAGGTCGCATAGGAGATGCGGATATGATCGGGCGAGCCGAAACCGGAACCCGGAACGACGGCGACGAGCTCTTCCTCCAGCAGCGCCTTCACCCACTCATCCACGTCCCGGAACCGCCCCGACGCTTCGACGACATTCCGGACATTGACAAAGGCGTAAAAGGCCCCCTGGGGTTCCTGAATGCCCAACCCCTCGATGTTTCGGATCCGCTGGACGACGTAATCTCTCCGCTCCTTGAAGGCTTTTTTCATCTCTTGGACCGGTTCCTGTGAGCCGGTTAGCGCCGCCAGTGCCGCATACTGGGCCACCGATGTGGGATTGGAAGTGGAATGGCTGGACAGACCGGTCATGGCTTGGATCACCTCGGCATGGCCCGCGGCATAGCCGATGCGCCAGCCCGTCATGGAATAGGTTTTGGAGACTCCGTTGATCACGATGGTTCGCTCATAAAATTCCGGCCCCAGCTGGGCGATGCTCACGTGCGCCTCATCCCCGTAAATCAGGTGCTCATAAATTTCGTCGGAGATGATCACCAGTCCGTGCTCCAGGCAAACCCGGCCCAAAGCCTCCAATTCTTCGCGGTTGTACACCATTCCGGTGGGGTTGGACGGGCTGTTGATGAGAAAAGCCCGGGTCCGCTCCGTGATTGCACCGCGAAGCTGCTCCGGCGTGACCTTGAAGGATCGCGATTCTTCTCCCCGAATGATGACCGGAACCCCTCCGGCCAATTTCACCTGCTCGATATAGCTGACCCAATAAGGGGCGGGAATGATCACCTCGTCTCCCGGATCGATGAGCACTTGGAACAGGTTGTACAGGGCGTGCTTGGCCCCCGAGGTCACGACAATCTGCTCGGGCTGATAAGTCAGTCCGTTGTCACGGCGGAACTTCTCGACGATCGCCTGTTTCAGTTCGGGTATCCCCCCGGAGGGTGTATATTTGGTGTGGCCGGCGCGCATGGCCTCCTCGGCGGCCCGGAGAATCGGATCGGGCGTGTTGAAGTCCGGCTCTCCGGCACCGAGTCCGATCACATCGTGCCCTTGTTTTCTCAACGCCTTGGCCTTTGCCGTGATGGCCAAAGTGGTCGATGGCGTCAGCTGCTGAACCCGCTTGGACAGTTTCACTTTCTCTCTCCCCCCATACTCTGCTCACGCTCTATTATCCCAAAAAGATTCTCATTTAAGAAGATGTTCGGCACAAAAAAACCCGGATCAGATCCGGGCCTTTTCAGGTGCCTGTGATCGAAGCAGCCGGCGAAACTCTTCGCCGGACAAAACCTCTTCCGATAGCAGAGTCTGCAGGGACTGTTCCATCGCCCGCCTGTATTCGGAAAGGATACGGCTTGTCCGCTCTTCCAGCTCTTTCAGGATGCGAACAGCCTCCTCATGCATCTGCTCTTTGCTCACCAATTCCGGATCCACAATCCCCAGATCCGACAGTCCGGTCTGGATCAACATGCGGACATAACGGTGAGCCTGCTGAAAATCGTTTTGGGCGCCGGTGCTGCGATTCCCGTAAAATTCCCGTTCCGCCGCGGTGCCGGCGAGACAGACCATGATCCGCCCCTCGATCTCTTCCCGGGTATACAGGTAACGGTCTTCACCGGGATGCTGCCGCACATATCCCAGCGCCTGACCGCGGGGAGAAAGGGAGACCCGGGAAACGGATCCGGGTTGGACGATTTCGGCGACGACGGCGTGCCCCAATTCGTGAACCGCGACGCGCTCCCGCTCTTCCCGCGTCGCCTGCTTGTCAGTCTTCTCGCCCATCATCACCTTGTCGATGGCAGCGGAGAGATGATGGGGACCAATCTTCTTTTCCCCGTCCCGGAGCGCGTAAATGGCCGCTTCATTGGTCAGGCTCTCCAACTGGGCCCCGGAAAAGCCAAAGGTCTCTGCGGCAACCTTTTCGAGGTCCACCGCGTCGTCCAGGGGTTTGTTCCGCGTGTGCAGCTGAAGAATCTGCTTTCGGGC from Planifilum fimeticola includes the following:
- a CDS encoding pyridoxal phosphate-dependent aminotransferase, which translates into the protein MKLSKRVQQLTPSTTLAITAKAKALRKQGHDVIGLGAGEPDFNTPDPILRAAEEAMRAGHTKYTPSGGIPELKQAIVEKFRRDNGLTYQPEQIVVTSGAKHALYNLFQVLIDPGDEVIIPAPYWVSYIEQVKLAGGVPVIIRGEESRSFKVTPEQLRGAITERTRAFLINSPSNPTGMVYNREELEALGRVCLEHGLVIISDEIYEHLIYGDEAHVSIAQLGPEFYERTIVINGVSKTYSMTGWRIGYAAGHAEVIQAMTGLSSHSTSNPTSVAQYAALAALTGSQEPVQEMKKAFKERRDYVVQRIRNIEGLGIQEPQGAFYAFVNVRNVVEASGRFRDVDEWVKALLEEELVAVVPGSGFGSPDHIRISYATSMDQLEKAMDRIERFVKKHR
- a CDS encoding AAA family ATPase; protein product: MIRGILAGTLIGGVVFALYLGYDPLPLVLLLIVTGGIFAYFHTRSGKGISLAGTKGKKRDISIPDTSFDDIGGQERAKKELKEALDFLIHRKQIDSYGIRPIKGILLTGPPGTGKTLMAKAAAHYTDSVFVSASGSEFVEMYVGVGAQRIRQLFREARRRAKTSGKKSGVVFIDEIDAIGGRREGGTQHREYDQTLNQLLTEMDGITSDQEIRVLVIAATNRKELLDSALLRPGRFDRHIEVDLPDMRARKQILQLHTRNKPLDDAVDLEKVAAETFGFSGAQLESLTNEAAIYALRDGEKKIGPHHLSAAIDKVMMGEKTDKQATREERERVAVHELGHAVVAEIVQPGSVSRVSLSPRGQALGYVRQHPGEDRYLYTREEIEGRIMVCLAGTAAEREFYGNRSTGAQNDFQQAHRYVRMLIQTGLSDLGIVDPELVSKEQMHEEAVRILKELEERTSRILSEYRRAMEQSLQTLLSEEVLSGEEFRRLLRSQAPEKARI